The proteins below are encoded in one region of Sminthopsis crassicaudata isolate SCR6 chromosome 1, ASM4859323v1, whole genome shotgun sequence:
- the GFUS gene encoding GDP-L-fucose synthase, with amino-acid sequence MAEPSEVTRILVTGGSGLVGKAIQRVVADGASQPGEQWIFVSSKDADLMDTVQTRALFEKHRPTHVIHLAAMVGGLFRNIKYNLDFWRKNIQINDNVLHSAYEVGTRKVISCLSTCIFPDKTTYPIDETMIHNGPPHNSNFGYSYAKRMIDVQNRAYFQQYGCTFTAVIPTNVFGPHDNFNIEDGHVLPGLIHKVYLAKRSGSALTVWGTGKPRRQFIYSLDLARLFLWVLREYNEVEPIILSVDEDDEVSIREAAETIAETMGFQGELNFDTTKSDGQFKKTASNKKLRTYLPDFQFTPFKQAVKETCTWFENNYEQARK; translated from the exons ATGGCAGAGCCATCAGAGGTCACTCGGATCCTTGTCACTGGAGGCTCTGGTTTGGTGGGGAAGGCCATACAGAGAGTAGTGGCTGATGGTGCTAGCCAGCCTGGAGAACAGTGGATATTTGTCTCCTCTAAGGATGCAGACTTGAT GGACACAGTCCAGACCCGAGCCCTGTTTGAGAAACATCGGCCTACGCATGTCATCCATTTGGCAGCCATGGTGGGTGGCCTCTTCCGGAACATCAAGTATAACCTGGACTTCTGG agaaagaacattcaGATCAACGACAATGTCTTACACTCAGCCTATGAGGTGGGCACCCGGAAAGTGATTTCCTGCCTTTCCACCTGTATCTTCCCTGACAAGACCACTTACCCCATCGATGAGACCATG ATTCACAACGGACCCCCACACAACAGCAACTTCGGCTACTCCTATGCTAAGCGCATGATCGACGTACAAAACAG GGCGTACTTCCAGCAGTATGGCTGCACCTTCACTGCCGTCATCCCCACAAACGTCTTTGGACCCCATGACAACTTCAAcattgaagatggccatgtccttCCTGGTCTCATCCACAAAGTCTACCTCGCAAAGC GCAGTGGCTCTGCTCTGACTGTGTGGGGCACTGGGAAGCCTCGAAGGCAATTCATCTATTCCTTG GACCTGGCTCGCCTCTTCCTCTGGGTCCTTCGAGAATACAATGAGGTGGAGCCTATCATTCTTTCAG TGGATGAAGACGACGAAGTATCCATCAGGGAGGCAGCTGAGACCATCGCAGAGACCATGGGTTTCCAAGGGGAGCTGAAC TTTGATACAACCAAGTCAGATGGTCAGTTCAAGAAGACGGCCAGCAACAAGAAGCTGAGGACCTATCTTCCAGACTTCCAATTCACACCCTTCAAACAAG CTGTGAAGGAGACATGTACCTGGTTTGAAAACAACTATGAGCAAGCCAGGAAGTGA